The following nucleotide sequence is from Drosophila kikkawai strain 14028-0561.14 chromosome 2L, DkikHiC1v2, whole genome shotgun sequence.
TTGACCACAACTGTATATTTTTGAATGTGTGTTGCAATGTAGAAAATGTGTGGGAAATTCTGTtgaataaaccaaaaaaaacacaaagagTAAATTTGCATTCAGACAAattctatataatttaattttagtttcaCGTATAAGCATCCCCCACgcatttcgaaaaaaaaaaatacaaaaaataaggtaaacaaaacaaaggtGACATGCATTGCTGGagacacacccacacacacacacacacacacacaaaagaaCTGCActtttgaaaacgaaaataaaatagtgaaaaCAGAGGGGAGAGTGAGCGAGAAGGGGATAGAAGGGAATAAAAACAGTGCTTAGTAGTAGGAACTTACCAAAACGGCGCTCTCTCGGACCAGCTGAGATACATTCTCTCTCATTTGCACCGCCGAGCCGAGCTTATTCAAGCCCCGCGTAAATTTTCGCTCCATTCTGCTCTCCCTGTCGCCGTCTCTCTCGTTCAGTTGAAACAAacaagttgttgttgttgttttgcaaAAACCGGCGGCGATTCAAAAATAGAGagacacacacaagcacacataCACGCGGGCAGATAAACGCACGTACACACACGCGCACAAGTGGACAGGATGCGCTGCCGACTGCGCTGCCGACTGCGCAGCTAACGTCGCTGCCAGCGATGACTAATTcgttatccttttttttcccctttgcctttttttttcctgacTTTCCGGCAATTTTCCCTTGAAATATCCGCACTTCTAAGAAGTTACATGACAATTTCTGGATGAAGGATTCAGGAACTTCCTTTTAATTCATGTTATACACAAAAACACTAACACAAGCACGTGAAAATTCCCACGCCCCTTTTTTGTTGAGGGCGGCGAGGAGAAGCGTTGCTATTTTGCAAAAACAACGTACACACAGGGCAGGCTCGAAGCATCCCCGCCGAAATcataaacaataaattctttaatgaACTAAACACAGCTGTTTACACCGTTTTATTTGAActgaatgaaatatttattttgttttctcgTTTCGGAACGGCGTTTgtttaaaacaaattgtatCGACGTATCTCtcgtatatataattttgatttgCCGGCCCCGAAATaatttttccgtttttttgcCGCGcgttattttataatttttttataacagAACCGCTTTCTTGCAAAAATTTCGAATTTCGAATTAAGTGGTTAAAATAAACAGCTAAGGGAACACAGattcttgttgtttgttgtccgCACACCTCGTTcgaaataaacaataaaaaacaagcTGCCCTCGCTATCtactttttcttgttttaaaatttggccctaaaaaatatcaaacgtgaatcccctaaaaaatccaaaatccacACCCGATACTCGAACCACATCTGACGCCACAACCTTAGATGAGAGTAACAGAGTTTTGTTTATGGAATTTCACAGAATTAGAGCGTTAACAGAATGTTCAGTTAAAATAACAGCCTAACAGACTTTTGTTTATGGCACATCACGGAATGAAAGCGTTAACAGAAATTTCCGTTAAAATGATTTTCTGTTAAAATGAGAGCTTAACAGGTTTTTGTTTATGGAATTTCCAGTGTGAGAGCAACAGCACTCAAACCGGCGCTCTCTCACTCAATTTCTGGCTCTAAAAAAGCTGCCCACTCGCTAtctatttgttttaaaatttggccctaaaaaatatcaaacgtGAATCCCCTACAAAATCCACAACGCCTTACACCTTGTAAAGGTTCGAGTCTTGGGTAGATGTAGATAATTAAAAAACgtagattttaaaaaatgtaaaaacttaataaaattgttaaaaattgtCTCAATAGACAGGCcggcaaaatttaaaataaatctaaaagaCGGTTCTttttatcaaaacaaaacatacacttattttatttttatatcatcaaaatatttgtaatataataatatcttaaaatatatttttaatatactaaattttattgaaacacaatgtaaataaatatatacaaaaacttttgttgaagacttttcattttttgtccGCGATGGAGAGGACCTTGAGTTCATTATTGGTTCTTGTTAATAAATcacttaagaaaaataatctGTCATGGTTTTTAGTAATTAACAcggatttaaaaatttaaaaatgcaataacaTAATATTAATCTCTTAACTGTACAGATTCCTCTTCTTGGTTCTTATCAAACTCTGCAATTCGtggaataaaaattaatactaGGGAATTCAAGAAACTGCGAAATTATTTTTCGTAGaatatttttccatatataaaaagaagatCGTTATCTTTTATATTGCATAGCTATTAACCTATAAATACAGAGCATTAATAGCATTCTCAGTCAGTGTTTAACAAGGAAACTCAGAATGTTGGGTTACTCggcaataatattattctctCTGGCATTGCCAGGACTCCAAGCGGCGGCCCGTCCTCCAGCACAGTTCGAGTTGATCGGATCCAGGTACTTCTACATCGAAAAGAACACAACGCTTGATTGGTTCGAAGCTGCAAGGACATGCCGTCGGATGGGCGGCGAACTGGCGACCATCCAAAGCCAGCAGGAGCTTCATCAAATCGTACCAAAACTGGAATGGGACTCAAAATATTGGCTGTCTCTTAACGATTTATTACATGAGGGCACATTCGTTTCTATATCCTCCGCCCAACCAGAACCCTTCTTCAACTGGAGAAAAGGGCAGCCCGACAATTACAACTTTAATGAACACTGCGTTAGGGCAATTAACTATTACATGTACGACAGTCCATGTGATTCCAAGGCTCGTTTCATTTGCGAGGCATAAGGTGATGgttatggaaaatatataataaaataaatagaagaaAGCCGAGctcttgaattatttatttttaatagaagGTTAATTTAGATAGAAGGATTTTAGAAGGTTTAATGGTTATGAAAACTTCACCAAACGACTTCCATTGGTAGCTTTGAACAGTGCTTGTCAAACGGCGGCCCGCTGTTAAGGCACCTGCTAACTGTAGGCAGTAGCTACCAAACTGTACAAACTGTAGAAAGAGTCAAAGAAGATTGtgtatgaaaaaaataaaaataaataaataaatcaaagtttgtatacccttacagTATTCAATTAGATCATaatcataattatatattttattttaacagatttgcagttacagttttacttTCACAGCTTTGCTTTCACAGCTTTGCATtattctctacatctaccgatttATCCTATGATAACTAtacgatatagtcgtccgatttttataaaattaaaaccgaaattctgcaataatacaaaatggtcatatcttaaagtagatgaaaatatgttgaaaaacagtgaAGTtgatatgtatatttttttaaattagtttcatgatcattcctatggcagctttatgatatagtcgtctgatttttaaaaagctaaaagcgaaattctgaaataatacaataGTACAAGCTGTCGGCCTGTgttatcaaaacaaaa
It contains:
- the LOC138928352 gene encoding C-type lectin 37Db-like, coding for MLGYSAIILFSLALPGLQAAARPPAQFELIGSRYFYIEKNTTLDWFEAARTCRRMGGELATIQSQQELHQIVPKLEWDSKYWLSLNDLLHEGTFVSISSAQPEPFFNWRKGQPDNYNFNEHCVRAINYYMYDSPCDSKARFICEA